Below is a window of Arabidopsis thaliana chromosome 2, partial sequence DNA.
TGACCGTAGCACCAAGAGCCCTGCCAAAGAACAAGAtcttttcattcttttttttttctttctatcaaaGTTATCTAACTCATGGCTGGTGTTTCAGTGTTTTTACATACCTTCCGAGGTACATCTGCTCATCAAAGATGATGCTCGACATAATCGCCACAACGATCATACAAAGAGGTTTGAAAGCTGTTACAAACACAGGACCTCTGGTTTTCATCACCACTCCTCCAATGTAGTAACCAAGCGCTGAGCACACTATCCCCTGCATGAGTTTTATGTTCAAAACAATTTGacttttataataaataaccTACAAGCTACTCTCAAAAGCACTACTTTATTGTAAGTCTAAATCTTACACTATAGGTGATTGTAAGAAGTTTAGTGTCCCAACCAATGGCCCACACGCTAGGATTTCCTTTCTCCATCACTAATGCTACAACTACTCCCTCTATTGTACCTATTAGGCATATCCATGTTGCGAGAGAGAGCTCTGCAGGGTAAGTCTTCAATGTGATTGCCTGAAAAAAGCATTTGATTCATCGTCCAAATCGATCGAcaagtgtatttttttttatattttttgaaaatatccTTACTTGTAGTATCATGAAACATGCATAGCTGAAGCAACCAATTGTGACTAAAACTGCACCTTTGATGGAGCTATGAATATCGGTCCCAACTGTGTTCTGTGCAGAGGGTCCTTTAGTCCAGAAGAGGTCAAGAGCTGGACCTTTTACAAGTGTCATGACCATGATTCCTCCAACTGTAGTTACTGTTCCAACCACCTTAGCGGCACTCCTGATACTTTGAAACTTCACGCTTTCGAGCCTGAATATTAAGGCGAGGATGAACGTGACTGCAGGTAAAGTGTTGTACAAGGCAATTGCAAATGTAGCTGTCGTGTATTTCATCCCGAGATTGAATAAGTTTTGAGCAATCACTGGACTATTTATACGCAAAATACATGAACGAAATGGAAAATAAATCAGATTCAGTCAATAAAAGAAGAGATGTGATGTCtcatagaaaataatttgaagaaggaaaaaaattactCTAATAAACCAAGAATCgctattttgaagaaaatcaaCGCTGTCATCTTCGGTCTCACTATCCTGTTTTTTTTCATCGAGAATTATTAGGAAATCCAAAATTGTGTAGATCCCGTACTCTGCACAACTGGTTCCTAATTTATTACTGGACTACAATAGTAATTACTGTTGCATAACTACTTTTATCGGTTTATGTATTAAATGTTGAACTCGTgtattttgtaaagaaaacactaaaatCTTAAGTACTCAGATTTAATGCATGATATTGGCAAAACTGTTacaattcttgtttttaacATATATGTTAAACGTCCAAGAACCatccacaaacaaaaaagactcAACATTGtattatctttaatttatgtATCTGAAAATAATTCGTTTTGTAGAATAAAAGATTTAGTAATAAAAGTAGACTCGATTCCCAATTTATATCAAACTATAGAGCTGTGATTGTTTTAGACGTAAAAACCACGTTTACTTTTCCGTTTGCGTTTATAATGCTGCAAACGCAACTACCAATTAGGCCTGAATGATAATCTGCTATCATGGTCTTGAAACTACTCGCAAACCAAACAttgaattatgttttgtgagagaaattgaaataaagATGGAAATGTAGAGAATACTTGTCGAAGTAGAAGGCGAACGGAGCCATAACAACGGTGGCAACTCCGTGACGGTAGACGGAAAGAACGTAAATGCTCATGCCTTTGTTTAGGACATCCTTTGTAAGAATATCCATTCCTGCATACCCTATTTGCAACAATACCATTAAAATGAATGGTAGTGCCTTCTTCATACATGCCATCTCTGCAAGATCATTTAGAggatttcaacaaaaaaatagaggaaAGAGGCTGAAAATAATCGATGGAAGAGATAAGggggagagagaaagaaaaaaaagtaagtggaaacattagaaaaaaaaaattcaatggcacaaatagtaaataaacaaagattttGAGAGTTAGAAAATCTTCTACATAGTGTTGCACAGTAAAACATGcctattttctaatttaaatattga
It encodes the following:
- the UMAMIT13 gene encoding nodulin MtN21 /EamA-like transporter family protein; this encodes MKYTTATFAIALYNTLPAVTFILALIFRLESVKFQSIRSAAKVVGTVTTVGGIMVMTLVKGPALDLFWTKGPSAQNTVGTDIHSSIKGAVLVTIGCFSYACFMILQAITLKTYPAELSLATWICLIGTIEGVVVALVMEKGNPSVWAIGWDTKLLTITYSGIVCSALGYYIGGVVMKTRGPVFVTAFKPLCMIVVAIMSSIIFDEQMYLGRALGATVICVGLYLVIWGKAKDYEYPSTPQIDDDLAQATTSKQKEQRRTVIESV
- the UMAMIT13 gene encoding nodulin MtN21 /EamA-like transporter family protein (nodulin MtN21 /EamA-like transporter family protein; LOCATED IN: endomembrane system, membrane; EXPRESSED IN: 20 plant structures; EXPRESSED DURING: 13 growth stages; CONTAINS InterPro DOMAIN/s: Protein of unknown function DUF6, transmembrane (InterPro:IPR000620); BEST Arabidopsis thaliana protein match is: nodulin MtN21 /EamA-like transporter family protein (TAIR:AT2G37460.1); Has 1785 Blast hits to 1597 proteins in 227 species: Archae - 16; Bacteria - 357; Metazoa - 0; Fungi - 0; Plants - 1369; Viruses - 0; Other Eukaryotes - 43 (source: NCBI BLink).); this translates as MACMKKALPFILMVLLQIGYAGMDILTKDVLNKGMSIYVLSVYRHGVATVVMAPFAFYFDKLESVKFQSIRSAAKVVGTVTTVGGIMVMTLVKGPALDLFWTKGPSAQNTVGTDIHSSIKGAVLVTIGCFSYACFMILQAITLKTYPAELSLATWICLIGTIEGVVVALVMEKGNPSVWAIGWDTKLLTITYSGIVCSALGYYIGGVVMKTRGPVFVTAFKPLCMIVVAIMSSIIFDEQMYLGRALGATVICVGLYLVIWGKAKDYEYPSTPQIDDDLAQATTSKQKEQRRTVIESV
- the UMAMIT13 gene encoding nodulin MtN21 /EamA-like transporter family protein (nodulin MtN21 /EamA-like transporter family protein; LOCATED IN: endomembrane system, membrane; EXPRESSED IN: 20 plant structures; EXPRESSED DURING: 13 growth stages; CONTAINS InterPro DOMAIN/s: Protein of unknown function DUF6, transmembrane (InterPro:IPR000620); BEST Arabidopsis thaliana protein match is: nodulin MtN21 /EamA-like transporter family protein (TAIR:AT2G37460.1); Has 2113 Blast hits to 2105 proteins in 401 species: Archae - 25; Bacteria - 725; Metazoa - 4; Fungi - 0; Plants - 1227; Viruses - 0; Other Eukaryotes - 132 (source: NCBI BLink).), which encodes MACMKKALPFILMVLLQIGYAGMDILTKDVLNKGMSIYVLSVYRHGVATVVMAPFAFYFDNPVIAQNLFNLGMKYTTATFAIALYNTLPAVTFILALIFRLESVKFQSIRSAAKVVGTVTTVGGIMVMTLVKGPALDLFWTKGPSAQNTVGTDIHSSIKGAVLVTIGCFSYACFMILQAITLKTYPAELSLATWICLIGTIEGVVVALVMEKGNPSVWAIGWDTKLLTITYSGIVCSALGYYIGGVVMKTRGPVFVTAFKPLCMIVVAIMSSIIFDEQMYLGRALGATVICVGLYLVIWGKAKDYEYPSTPQIDDDLAQATTSKQKEQRRTVIESV